A stretch of Malus sylvestris chromosome 11, drMalSylv7.2, whole genome shotgun sequence DNA encodes these proteins:
- the LOC126590020 gene encoding E3 ubiquitin-protein ligase CCNB1IP1 homolog isoform X2, with protein MRCNACWRELEGRAVSTTCGHLLCTEDAGKILGSDGACPVCDQVLSKSHMKAFDINPNDEWINMAMIGVSPQILMKSAHKSVMFYIGQRELEMQCKMNRMQAQYRQKFEAMQEKFGEKMEQLHAAYQKMAKRCQTMAQEIESLSKDKQELQEKFSEKSRQKRKLDEMYDQLRSEYDSVKRSAIQPSTNFFSRNEPDIFSNQANIMMENREAVRRDWSVLTPETPGPKEDIWPARQNSSNSGGPFDISLGSPAKQAAIPVDAGSRRAGAHPMFGTGASNPAMTLRNMILSPIKRPQLSRRPQMFT; from the exons ATGAGATGCAATGCATGTTGGCGAGAACTGGAAGGGCGAGCTGTTTCCACCACCTGTGGCCACCTTTTGT GCACAGAGGATGCGGGCAAGATCCTTGGCAGTGATGGAGCGTGTCCCGTTTGTGATCAAGTGCTCTCTAAGAG TCATATGAAAGCTTTTGATATCAATCCAAATGATGAATGGATAAAT ATGGCCATGATTGGAGTGTCTCCACAGATAT TAATGAAGAGTGCACACAAAAGTGTCATGTTCTACATTGGCCAAAGGGAATTGGAAATGCAGTGCAAGATGAACAGAATGCAAGCTCAGTATCGGCAGAAATTTGAAGCAATGCAAGAAAAGTTTGGTGAGAAAATGGAACAGTTGCATGCTGCATACCAGAAAATGGCAAAGAGGTGCCAAACAATGGCGCAAGAAATTGAGAGCTTGTCCAAGGATAAGCAGGAGCTGCAGGAGAAGTTTTCAGAGAAATCCAG ACAGAAGAGAAAATTAGATGAAATGTATGATCAATTGAGGAGTGAGTACGATTCAGTTAAACGATCTGCCATCCAACCGTCGACCAATTTCTTTTCAAGAAATGAACCGGATATTTTCTCAAACCAAGCTAACATTATGATGGAAAACAGAGAAGCTGTTAGAAGAG ATTGGTCCGTTCTTACTCCTGAAACTCCAGGGCCGAAGGAGGATATATGGCCAGCGAGACAGAATAGTTCAAACTCCGGCGGTCCTTTTGACATCTCGCTTGGCTCACCAGCAAAACAAGCTGCTATTCCAGTTGATGCTGGGAGCAGAAGGGCTGGTGCTCACCCTATGTTTGGAACCGGAGCTAGCAACCCCGCAATGACTTTACGGAACATGATACTCTCCCCAATAAAGAGGCCTCAGCTCTCCCGCCGTCCCCAGATGTTCACGTA
- the LOC126590020 gene encoding E3 ubiquitin-protein ligase CCNB1IP1 homolog isoform X4, whose protein sequence is MRCNACWRELEGRAVSTTCGHLLCTEDAGKILGSDGACPVCDQVLSKSHMKAFDINPNDEWINMAMIGVSPQILMKSAHKSVMFYIGQRELEMQCKMNRMQAQYRQKFEAMQEKFGEKMEQLHAAYQKMAKRCQTMAQEIESLSKDKQELQEKFSEKSRQKRKLDEMYDQLRSEYDSVKRSAIQPSTNFFSRNEPDIFSNQANIMMENREAVRRGPKEDIWPARQNSSNSGGPFDISLGSPAKQAAIPVDAGSRRAGAHPMFGTGASNPAMTLRNMILSPIKRPQLSRRPQMFT, encoded by the exons ATGAGATGCAATGCATGTTGGCGAGAACTGGAAGGGCGAGCTGTTTCCACCACCTGTGGCCACCTTTTGT GCACAGAGGATGCGGGCAAGATCCTTGGCAGTGATGGAGCGTGTCCCGTTTGTGATCAAGTGCTCTCTAAGAG TCATATGAAAGCTTTTGATATCAATCCAAATGATGAATGGATAAAT ATGGCCATGATTGGAGTGTCTCCACAGATAT TAATGAAGAGTGCACACAAAAGTGTCATGTTCTACATTGGCCAAAGGGAATTGGAAATGCAGTGCAAGATGAACAGAATGCAAGCTCAGTATCGGCAGAAATTTGAAGCAATGCAAGAAAAGTTTGGTGAGAAAATGGAACAGTTGCATGCTGCATACCAGAAAATGGCAAAGAGGTGCCAAACAATGGCGCAAGAAATTGAGAGCTTGTCCAAGGATAAGCAGGAGCTGCAGGAGAAGTTTTCAGAGAAATCCAG ACAGAAGAGAAAATTAGATGAAATGTATGATCAATTGAGGAGTGAGTACGATTCAGTTAAACGATCTGCCATCCAACCGTCGACCAATTTCTTTTCAAGAAATGAACCGGATATTTTCTCAAACCAAGCTAACATTATGATGGAAAACAGAGAAGCTGTTAGAAGAG GGCCGAAGGAGGATATATGGCCAGCGAGACAGAATAGTTCAAACTCCGGCGGTCCTTTTGACATCTCGCTTGGCTCACCAGCAAAACAAGCTGCTATTCCAGTTGATGCTGGGAGCAGAAGGGCTGGTGCTCACCCTATGTTTGGAACCGGAGCTAGCAACCCCGCAATGACTTTACGGAACATGATACTCTCCCCAATAAAGAGGCCTCAGCTCTCCCGCCGTCCCCAGATGTTCACGTA
- the LOC126590020 gene encoding E3 ubiquitin-protein ligase CCNB1IP1 homolog isoform X3, whose product MRCNACWRELEGRAVSTTCGHLLCTEDAGKILGSDGACPVCDQVLSKSHMKAFDINPNDEWINMAMIGVSPQILMKSAHKSVMFYIGQRELEMQCKMNRMQAQYRQKFEAMQEKFGEKMEQLHAAYQKMAKRCQTMAQEIESLSKDKQELQEKFSEKSRQKRKLDEMYDQLRSEYDSVKRSAIQPSTNFFSRNEPDIFSNQANIMMENREAVRRGPKEDIWPARQNSSNSGGPFDISLGSPAKQAAIPVDAGSRRAGAHPMFGTGASNPAMTLRNMILSPIKRPQLSRRPQMFTF is encoded by the exons ATGAGATGCAATGCATGTTGGCGAGAACTGGAAGGGCGAGCTGTTTCCACCACCTGTGGCCACCTTTTGT GCACAGAGGATGCGGGCAAGATCCTTGGCAGTGATGGAGCGTGTCCCGTTTGTGATCAAGTGCTCTCTAAGAG TCATATGAAAGCTTTTGATATCAATCCAAATGATGAATGGATAAAT ATGGCCATGATTGGAGTGTCTCCACAGATAT TAATGAAGAGTGCACACAAAAGTGTCATGTTCTACATTGGCCAAAGGGAATTGGAAATGCAGTGCAAGATGAACAGAATGCAAGCTCAGTATCGGCAGAAATTTGAAGCAATGCAAGAAAAGTTTGGTGAGAAAATGGAACAGTTGCATGCTGCATACCAGAAAATGGCAAAGAGGTGCCAAACAATGGCGCAAGAAATTGAGAGCTTGTCCAAGGATAAGCAGGAGCTGCAGGAGAAGTTTTCAGAGAAATCCAG ACAGAAGAGAAAATTAGATGAAATGTATGATCAATTGAGGAGTGAGTACGATTCAGTTAAACGATCTGCCATCCAACCGTCGACCAATTTCTTTTCAAGAAATGAACCGGATATTTTCTCAAACCAAGCTAACATTATGATGGAAAACAGAGAAGCTGTTAGAAGAG GGCCGAAGGAGGATATATGGCCAGCGAGACAGAATAGTTCAAACTCCGGCGGTCCTTTTGACATCTCGCTTGGCTCACCAGCAAAACAAGCTGCTATTCCAGTTGATGCTGGGAGCAGAAGGGCTGGTGCTCACCCTATGTTTGGAACCGGAGCTAGCAACCCCGCAATGACTTTACGGAACATGATACTCTCCCCAATAAAGAGGCCTCAGCTCTCCCGCCGTCCCCAGATGTTCAC
- the LOC126590020 gene encoding E3 ubiquitin-protein ligase CCNB1IP1 homolog isoform X1, whose product MRCNACWRELEGRAVSTTCGHLLCTEDAGKILGSDGACPVCDQVLSKSHMKAFDINPNDEWINMAMIGVSPQILMKSAHKSVMFYIGQRELEMQCKMNRMQAQYRQKFEAMQEKFGEKMEQLHAAYQKMAKRCQTMAQEIESLSKDKQELQEKFSEKSRQKRKLDEMYDQLRSEYDSVKRSAIQPSTNFFSRNEPDIFSNQANIMMENREAVRRDWSVLTPETPGPKEDIWPARQNSSNSGGPFDISLGSPAKQAAIPVDAGSRRAGAHPMFGTGASNPAMTLRNMILSPIKRPQLSRRPQMFTF is encoded by the exons ATGAGATGCAATGCATGTTGGCGAGAACTGGAAGGGCGAGCTGTTTCCACCACCTGTGGCCACCTTTTGT GCACAGAGGATGCGGGCAAGATCCTTGGCAGTGATGGAGCGTGTCCCGTTTGTGATCAAGTGCTCTCTAAGAG TCATATGAAAGCTTTTGATATCAATCCAAATGATGAATGGATAAAT ATGGCCATGATTGGAGTGTCTCCACAGATAT TAATGAAGAGTGCACACAAAAGTGTCATGTTCTACATTGGCCAAAGGGAATTGGAAATGCAGTGCAAGATGAACAGAATGCAAGCTCAGTATCGGCAGAAATTTGAAGCAATGCAAGAAAAGTTTGGTGAGAAAATGGAACAGTTGCATGCTGCATACCAGAAAATGGCAAAGAGGTGCCAAACAATGGCGCAAGAAATTGAGAGCTTGTCCAAGGATAAGCAGGAGCTGCAGGAGAAGTTTTCAGAGAAATCCAG ACAGAAGAGAAAATTAGATGAAATGTATGATCAATTGAGGAGTGAGTACGATTCAGTTAAACGATCTGCCATCCAACCGTCGACCAATTTCTTTTCAAGAAATGAACCGGATATTTTCTCAAACCAAGCTAACATTATGATGGAAAACAGAGAAGCTGTTAGAAGAG ATTGGTCCGTTCTTACTCCTGAAACTCCAGGGCCGAAGGAGGATATATGGCCAGCGAGACAGAATAGTTCAAACTCCGGCGGTCCTTTTGACATCTCGCTTGGCTCACCAGCAAAACAAGCTGCTATTCCAGTTGATGCTGGGAGCAGAAGGGCTGGTGCTCACCCTATGTTTGGAACCGGAGCTAGCAACCCCGCAATGACTTTACGGAACATGATACTCTCCCCAATAAAGAGGCCTCAGCTCTCCCGCCGTCCCCAGATGTTCAC